The Penicillium oxalicum strain HP7-1 chromosome VI, whole genome shotgun sequence genome window below encodes:
- a CDS encoding ATP-dependent (S)-NAD(P)H-hydrate dehydratase — protein MESIHHVSTSSKILFGKVRRMVPPMLEKFHKGQLGRVAVIGGCADYTGAPYFSAMASAKLGCDMSHVLCERSAAPVVKSYSPNLMVHPILPSSDSVKDPKSIDASELAGPIIAMLSRLHALVIGPGLGRDGVTLQVVAEVIKEARKQSIPFVLDADGLLIVTQDPELIKGYKECILTPNVVEFGRLAKALGVQVSSQAELDTKTSEDEKISKESDACEQLSRALGGVTIIQKGPHDVISNGVTSLISSVQGGLKRSGGQGDTLTGSLGTMLAWRAAYHNKLWDSGEKDNDQDAQNKEDVQSELETEGKRMSPATTLLLAAWAGSSITRECSRRAFEKKGRSLQASDLTEEVHPSFLSLIGEPEGSKTHL, from the exons ATGGAGTCCATTCACCATGTTTCAACATCATCCAAAATCTTGTTCGGCAAAGTCCGCAGGATGGTGCCGCCGATGCTGGAGAAGTTCCATAAAG GTCAGCTTGGGCGAGTTGCGGTCATCGGAGGATGTGCTGA TTATACCGGCGCTCCCTATTTCTCTGCGATGGCTTCGGCCAAACTAG GCTGTGATATG AGCCATGTTCTCTGTGAACGCTCCGCTGCACCT GTTGTCAAATCATACTCACCAAACCTGATGGTTCACCCCATTCTTCCGAGCTCAGACTCTGTCAAGGATCCCAAGTCCATTGATGCCTCAGAGCTAGCGGGACCCATCATCGCCATGCTCTCGCGCTTACATGCTCTGGTCATTGGTCCAGGTCTCGGACGCGATGGAGTCACACTGCAGGTTGTTGCTGAGGTCATCAAAGAAGCTCGAAAGCAGTCTATTCCGTTTGTCCTCGATGCAGATGGGCTGCTCATTGTCACGCAAGATCCAGAACTGATCAAAGGATACAAAGAATGCATTCTGACACCTAATGTTGTTGAGTTCGGACGTCTTGCCAAGGCGTTGGGGGTCCAGGTGAGCAGCCAAGCAGAGCTCGATACCAAGACTagcgaggatgagaaaaTCAGCAAAGAGTCGGACGCCTGTGAGCAGCTTTCAAGGGCTTTGGGCGGTGTGACAATCATCCAGAAAGGACCCCATGATGTCATCTCCAACGGGGTTACCAGTCTCATTTCGAGCGTTCAGGGAGGTTTGAAGCGCAGTGGTGGTCAAGGCGACACGTTGACGGGATCTTTGGGGACAATGTTGGCCTGGCGAGCAGCTTATCACAACAAGCTGTGGGATTCAGGCGAGAAAGACAATGACCAGGACGCGCAGAACAAGGAGGATGTTCAGTCTGAGCTCGAGACAGAAGGCAAGCGCATGTCCCCAGCGACAACCTTGCTACTCGCCGCGTGGGCAGGAAGCTCCATTACGCGCGAGTGCTCACGTCGGGCCTTTGAAAAGAAGGGCCGCAGTCTGCAAGCCAGTGATTTGACAGAGGAGGTTCACCCTAGCTTTTTGTCGCTGATTGGCGAGCCCGAGGGCTCGAAGACGCACCTTTGA
- a CDS encoding 60S acidic ribosomal protein P2 produces MKHLAAYLLLALAGNESPSASDIKEVLSSVGIDADSERLEKVVSELQGKNLQDLISEGSSKLASVPSGGAAAPAAGAAAAGGAAEAAPEAAKEEEKEESDDDMGFGLFD; encoded by the exons ATGAAGCACCTCGCAGCctacctcctcctcgcccttgCTGGCAACGAGTCCCCCTCTGCCTCTGACATCAAGGAGGTCCTCTCCTCCGTCGGCATTGACGCTGACTCCGAGCGCCTCGAGAAGGTTGTCTCTGAGCTCCAGGGCAAGAACCTCCAGGAC TTGATCTCTGAGGGTTCCTCCAAGCTCGCTTCCGTTCCCTCCGGCGGCGCTGCTGCCCCCGCTGCcggtgccgccgctgccggtGGTGCTGCTGAGGCCGCCCccgaggccgccaaggaggaggagaaggaggagtccGACGACGACATGGGATTCGGACTCTTCGACTAA
- a CDS encoding 40S ribosomal protein S15, translating into MADIEYNAEEAAEIKKRRQFRKFSYRGIDLDQLLDLSSEQLRDVVHARARRRFNRGLKRKPMGLIKKLRKAKQEAKPNEKPDLVKTHLRDMIIVPEMIGSVIGIYSGKEFNQVEIKPEMVGHYLAEFSISYKPVKHGRPGIGATHSSRFIPLK; encoded by the exons ATGGCCGACATCGAATAC AACGCCGAGGAGGCTGCCG agatcaagaagagaagacAGTTTCGCAAGTTCTCTTACCGCGGCATTGACCTCGACCA GCTCCTCGACCTTTCCTCCGAGCAGCTCCGCGATGTCGTCCACGCCCGTGCCCGCAGACGCTTCAACCGCGGTCTGAAGCGCAAGCCCATGGGTCTCATCAAGAAGCTCCGCAAGGCTAAGCAGGAGGCCAAGCCCAACGAGAAGCCCGATCTCGTCAAGACTCACCTCCGTGACATGATCATCGTCCCCGAGATGATTGGCTCCGTCATCGGTATCTACTCCGGAAAGGAGTTCAACCAGGTCGAGATCAAGCCTGAGATGGTTGGCCACTACCTGGCTGAGTTCTCTATCTCTTA CAAGCCCGTCAAGCACGGTCGTCCCGGTATCGGTGCCACCCACTCTTCCCGTTTCATTCCCCTGAAGTAA